The following proteins come from a genomic window of Nitrospinota bacterium:
- the mqnE gene encoding aminofutalosine synthase MqnE yields MNIKKIAKKVERGERLTFDDGLFLMESPDLLAIGQLADIMRKRKNGDNAYYIINKHINHTNICINECRFCAFQRKEGEDGGYAWAIDEVMKKAGEDFSEDISEFHIVGGLHPELPYSYYREIIARLHEKYPNVHLQAFTAVEIDYFAEISGKNIKDVLIDLKDAGLGSLPGGGAEVFNDKVRKKICPNKISGKRWLEVMETAHNAGLRSNATLLYGHIEKPEDRIDHMVQLRELQDRTGGFMAFIPLAFHPKNTELAERHFTSGQLDIRMLAVSRLMLDNFDHIKAFWIMISPKISQLSLIFGVDDIDGTVLEERITHSAGAETEQGLTVSMLENLITSAGRVPVRRDTLYNAVGGKRVEALIL; encoded by the coding sequence ATGAACATCAAAAAGATAGCGAAAAAGGTCGAAAGAGGGGAGAGGCTCACATTCGATGATGGCCTTTTCCTCATGGAGTCTCCCGACCTCTTGGCTATAGGCCAGCTTGCCGACATTATGCGCAAAAGGAAAAATGGCGACAATGCATACTACATTATCAACAAGCATATCAATCACACGAACATCTGTATAAACGAATGCCGATTCTGCGCCTTTCAGAGGAAGGAAGGGGAGGATGGCGGATACGCCTGGGCGATTGATGAAGTAATGAAGAAAGCGGGTGAAGATTTTTCCGAAGATATTTCCGAGTTCCATATAGTAGGCGGTCTTCACCCGGAATTACCGTATTCATATTACAGGGAGATAATCGCACGGCTTCACGAAAAATATCCGAACGTCCATCTACAGGCGTTTACCGCAGTTGAGATAGATTATTTTGCCGAAATATCCGGTAAAAACATTAAGGATGTGTTGATCGATCTGAAGGATGCCGGGCTAGGTTCACTTCCGGGGGGTGGAGCAGAAGTTTTTAACGACAAAGTACGGAAAAAGATATGTCCCAATAAGATTTCCGGCAAACGCTGGCTGGAGGTAATGGAGACAGCGCATAACGCTGGACTGCGATCAAATGCTACGCTCCTTTACGGCCATATTGAAAAACCGGAAGACCGGATAGATCATATGGTTCAGCTCCGCGAACTTCAGGATAGGACCGGCGGCTTCATGGCTTTTATTCCGCTAGCTTTTCATCCGAAAAACACCGAACTTGCCGAGAGACATTTCACTTCGGGCCAGCTTGATATTAGGATGCTGGCGGTATCGAGACTGATGCTGGATAATTTTGACCACATAAAGGCGTTCTGGATAATGATATCGCCAAAGATATCACAGCTGTCGCTGATATTCGGCGTAGACGATATCGACGGAACGGTTCTAGAGGAGAGGATCACCCACTCCGCCGGAGCGGAAACCGAGCAGGGTCTCACAGTATCAATGCTTGAGAATCTGATAACGTCTGCTGGGCGCGTACCGGTAAGACGGGATACGCTCTATAATGCTGTGGGCGGAAAGAGGGTTGAGGCCCTTATCCTCTGA
- a CDS encoding nucleoside-binding protein, whose product MQISKSHFAKIPSKPRLVKKLFPIACSFLLFIYFPLGIAHAAEWSINELHYQQGALQAPSFTGGKKADTDILTFQHASGWAYGDTFYFIDYLQDNVKDGFNDSDVYGELYINLSMGKVLGQDVSVGPVRDLGIIFGLNAGADANVRKMLPGIRLSWDIPGFAFLNTDITAYIDRNGGVSSGGAPKESDSFMVDLNWAYPFMSFGSSFSIEGHVEYIEARTNEFNDKAESWILGQPQIRYDLGADVNGVRDKLFVGIEWQYWMNKLGDSETDENIAQVLIIWRL is encoded by the coding sequence ATGCAAATTTCGAAATCACATTTTGCGAAAATACCTTCAAAACCGCGCTTGGTAAAAAAACTATTCCCAATCGCATGTTCATTTCTTTTATTCATTTATTTTCCACTAGGAATTGCGCATGCGGCTGAGTGGAGCATAAATGAACTGCATTATCAGCAAGGTGCGCTACAGGCACCCTCATTTACCGGCGGGAAAAAAGCCGATACCGATATCCTTACTTTTCAACATGCGAGCGGCTGGGCCTATGGGGATACCTTTTATTTCATAGATTACCTTCAGGACAATGTTAAGGACGGTTTCAACGATTCGGATGTATACGGCGAGTTGTATATAAATCTTAGCATGGGGAAGGTTTTAGGACAGGATGTGAGCGTGGGGCCAGTGCGTGATTTAGGGATAATATTCGGTTTAAACGCAGGCGCAGATGCCAATGTACGAAAGATGTTGCCAGGCATACGACTATCATGGGATATTCCAGGATTTGCTTTTCTAAATACGGACATTACAGCGTATATAGACCGCAACGGCGGAGTTTCATCGGGAGGCGCGCCGAAAGAGAGCGACAGCTTTATGGTGGATCTGAATTGGGCATATCCATTCATGTCGTTCGGTAGTAGTTTCAGCATTGAGGGGCACGTTGAATATATTGAGGCGCGAACAAACGAATTCAACGATAAGGCGGAGAGCTGGATATTGGGTCAGCCTCAGATAAGGTACGATCTGGGCGCGGACGTCAATGGAGTTCGTGACAAGCTGTTTGTCGGCATTGAGTGGCAGTACTGGATGAATAAGCTCGGTGACAGTGAAACCGACGAGAACATTGCCCAGGTTTTGATAATCTGGAGGTTATGA
- a CDS encoding response regulator, with translation MYEKNLNRDPGLFTGSLNGKFILLTLLIFILISTISFLAYEVVVDNATEELGKILARKQVAFDKSRSLQPLLREVDLASHLVQSPAVREWAKNENDPDLKRRAIDELESYREMFRDKSYFFVIDKSGNYYYNDKDGRYTKNEYRYTLSPDNPKDGWYYLTAASGPECKLNVDQDRKLKVTKVWINCPVTEDGKTLGIIGTGINLFNFIQQIVDIKQPGVNNIFVDESGAIQAHRNLQYIDFRSLTKSINERKTVFQMLDSPDEQKEFRALLDSLTGEDKGVGTMFVNIDGNRYLAGVAYLEKMRWYNITLMDLRVLIGPGRFTYFAGLMAGVLVLTLLIVTTLLKYFILDRLYRLERSVRLVTKGKYTPRERDIDPKNDEIGRLSESFHEMARTIGEYTNNLEHVVEERTRNLWTEINERKKAEEEMKKAKEKAEEATRLKDKFVTLVAHDLRSPFATIIGLLSVLKDDNKKVLDPEHAGIINRATGIGEGMIRMIDELLKISRLQLGKITPIFEFIDSFMAVQHCIANYIHIAQNKEIVIHNEVPPGTRIYADSNMFVEVIQNLLSNAIKFSNKGGEITFFVPSGKKSTIAIRDNGVGIGQKNLPTIFSYEVKTNTVGTAGETGSGFGLPFSRELIEAHGGSLTVESVKGKGSVFFVELPYMKPKILLANADRNERINLCRLLEKIESDFSEAENGKDALEIMQKDLHNLVIADIDMPIKGGFELLAGIRSSSGSASVPVILLSSDADINIRDKAFEMGANDFISKPVELEDLLSRVKKILNHAG, from the coding sequence ATGTACGAAAAGAATTTAAATAGAGATCCAGGCCTCTTTACCGGCAGCCTAAATGGGAAGTTTATCCTTCTCACCCTTCTGATTTTCATATTGATCTCAACAATTTCATTTTTGGCATATGAGGTTGTCGTTGATAATGCGACGGAAGAGCTTGGGAAAATACTAGCCAGAAAACAGGTCGCTTTCGACAAATCACGCAGTCTCCAGCCGTTGTTAAGGGAAGTGGATCTGGCATCGCATCTGGTCCAGTCTCCCGCAGTTCGTGAATGGGCAAAAAATGAAAATGATCCTGATCTGAAGAGACGCGCGATTGACGAGCTGGAATCGTATCGAGAGATGTTCAGGGACAAAAGCTACTTCTTCGTAATAGATAAATCCGGCAACTACTATTACAACGACAAGGATGGAAGATACACGAAAAATGAATACAGATACACCCTGAGTCCGGATAACCCGAAAGATGGCTGGTATTATTTGACGGCGGCATCCGGCCCAGAGTGCAAACTGAATGTGGATCAGGACAGGAAACTTAAAGTGACAAAGGTCTGGATAAACTGCCCGGTAACTGAAGATGGAAAGACGCTAGGCATCATCGGAACAGGAATTAATCTATTTAATTTCATACAGCAGATAGTAGATATCAAGCAACCGGGTGTAAACAACATATTTGTTGATGAAAGCGGAGCCATTCAGGCGCATCGCAATCTTCAATACATAGATTTTCGGAGTCTTACAAAAAGCATCAATGAACGAAAGACTGTTTTTCAGATGCTTGATTCGCCAGATGAACAAAAGGAGTTCCGCGCGTTGCTGGATTCCCTGACTGGAGAGGATAAAGGGGTAGGAACGATGTTCGTAAATATCGACGGCAACCGCTATCTTGCCGGGGTCGCGTATCTGGAAAAAATGAGGTGGTACAACATTACCTTAATGGACCTGAGAGTTTTAATCGGGCCGGGCCGCTTTACATATTTTGCAGGGTTGATGGCTGGGGTTCTTGTCCTGACGCTATTGATAGTTACCACATTGCTTAAATATTTTATTCTTGATCGTCTTTACAGGCTGGAGCGTTCTGTGCGGCTTGTTACAAAAGGAAAATATACGCCAAGGGAGAGGGATATAGACCCAAAGAATGATGAGATAGGGCGGCTTTCAGAGAGCTTTCATGAAATGGCGCGCACCATTGGCGAATATACTAATAACCTGGAACACGTTGTAGAAGAGCGAACGAGAAATCTTTGGACCGAAATAAATGAAAGAAAAAAAGCTGAAGAAGAAATGAAGAAGGCGAAAGAAAAAGCGGAGGAGGCAACAAGACTTAAGGACAAGTTTGTTACCCTTGTTGCGCATGACCTTCGATCGCCTTTTGCGACGATCATCGGGTTATTGTCAGTTCTGAAAGATGACAATAAAAAAGTGCTGGATCCGGAACATGCTGGAATAATCAACCGCGCAACCGGCATCGGGGAAGGGATGATTAGAATGATCGACGAATTATTGAAGATAAGCCGATTGCAACTTGGCAAAATTACCCCTATTTTTGAATTTATCGACAGTTTTATGGCTGTTCAGCATTGCATCGCAAACTATATTCATATCGCCCAAAACAAGGAAATAGTCATCCATAACGAAGTGCCACCCGGAACACGGATATATGCTGATTCCAACATGTTTGTTGAAGTGATTCAAAATCTTCTTTCAAACGCGATCAAGTTTTCAAATAAAGGTGGCGAAATTACCTTTTTCGTGCCGTCTGGAAAGAAAAGTACGATAGCCATCAGGGATAACGGCGTAGGGATAGGCCAGAAAAATCTTCCGACTATTTTCAGTTATGAAGTGAAAACGAATACGGTCGGCACTGCGGGAGAAACAGGTAGCGGCTTTGGGCTCCCTTTCAGCCGCGAATTAATCGAAGCCCATGGTGGGAGCCTCACAGTGGAATCCGTAAAAGGAAAAGGTTCAGTATTTTTCGTGGAGTTGCCATATATGAAACCGAAGATTCTTCTGGCAAATGCCGACAGGAACGAGCGCATTAACCTGTGCAGACTGCTTGAAAAAATCGAGTCCGACTTCAGTGAAGCTGAAAACGGCAAGGATGCGTTGGAAATTATGCAGAAGGATCTGCACAATCTGGTAATCGCTGATATTGATATGCCGATTAAGGGAGGGTTTGAGCTTCTAGCTGGGATTCGAAGCAGTTCGGGCTCCGCGTCAGTGCCTGTGATTTTGCTTTCATCGGACGCTGATATCAATATCAGGGATAAGGCTTTCGAAATGGGCGCCAACGACTTCATCTCAAAACCTGTGGAACTTGAAGATCTGTTGTCGAGGGTCAAGAAGATACTAAACCATGCCGGGTAA
- a CDS encoding menaquinone biosynthesis protein: MNSKRLKFGCHDFLNSKPLTYAITEKLIQPSFETVFAPPSALADMLKKGEVDFALIPAVEYLRIPGLKIVPGFSIASAGCVKTVLMFSDKLVEGIRKIAVDFRSRTSVALLKILFRKKYGRDIETVEVTGSFEVPPTMLSNADGALLIGDEAFQVDLEHYRVIDLSEEWHGLTGKPFVFAILCVRNGINIDEAVMQLAEAKAIGFENIVSICDDACDKIGISDEECRDYLLHRIKYDLDDEDIDGMKLFFKYASAEGAGEEKQVLFYGK, encoded by the coding sequence ATGAACAGCAAGAGGTTGAAATTCGGATGCCACGATTTCCTGAATTCAAAACCGCTTACCTACGCGATCACCGAAAAACTCATTCAGCCCTCATTTGAAACGGTTTTCGCACCCCCGTCAGCGCTTGCAGACATGCTGAAAAAAGGGGAGGTGGATTTTGCGTTGATACCAGCGGTCGAATATTTGAGGATACCCGGTTTGAAAATAGTTCCCGGCTTTTCTATTGCCTCTGCAGGGTGTGTCAAAACGGTGCTGATGTTTTCCGACAAGCTGGTCGAAGGGATACGTAAGATCGCCGTAGATTTCAGAAGCCGGACATCGGTTGCGCTTTTAAAAATACTTTTCAGGAAAAAATATGGGCGCGATATTGAAACTGTCGAAGTTACCGGCAGTTTCGAAGTTCCCCCTACAATGCTGTCGAATGCGGATGGCGCTTTACTGATAGGTGACGAGGCGTTTCAAGTGGATCTGGAACATTATCGCGTAATTGATTTGTCGGAAGAGTGGCACGGCCTTACAGGGAAGCCGTTCGTTTTTGCCATACTTTGCGTTCGGAACGGGATAAATATCGATGAAGCTGTCATGCAGCTTGCCGAAGCTAAAGCCATCGGCTTTGAAAATATCGTTTCAATCTGCGATGACGCATGTGACAAGATAGGCATATCGGATGAAGAGTGCCGGGATTATCTGCTACACAGGATAAAGTACGATCTTGACGATGAAGATATAGACGGGATGAAACTCTTTTTCAAATACGCTTCAGCCGAAGGTGCGGGAGAGGAAAAACAGGTTCTATTTTACGGGAAGTGA
- a CDS encoding protein-L-isoaspartate(D-aspartate) O-methyltransferase, with product MERNLMVDSQIIARGIKDPRVIKSLRETPRHLFVPLQNKRAYGDHPLPIGEGQTISQPYIVALMTELLELKGTEKILEIGTGSGYQAAVLSPLCKEVYTIEIKKVLFNRTAPLLEKLGYTNVHPIFGDGYFGLEKKAPFDAVIITAAVNHIPPPLIAQLKDGGKLVLPLNTNWLFQTLVLVTKEGDDIRMKNIASVNFVPMTGRMLD from the coding sequence ATGGAAAGAAATTTGATGGTCGACAGCCAGATAATAGCCAGGGGGATAAAAGATCCCCGTGTCATTAAATCATTACGGGAAACACCCCGGCATCTCTTTGTACCTTTGCAAAATAAAAGGGCTTATGGAGATCATCCCCTGCCGATTGGAGAAGGGCAAACTATCTCCCAGCCATATATTGTCGCTTTAATGACCGAGCTTTTGGAGCTAAAGGGGACCGAAAAAATCCTGGAAATCGGTACAGGCTCCGGATATCAGGCGGCTGTCCTCTCCCCACTCTGCAAGGAGGTCTATACAATAGAGATTAAAAAAGTCCTTTTTAACAGGACCGCTCCGCTCCTGGAAAAGCTGGGCTATACCAATGTACATCCGATATTCGGGGACGGCTATTTCGGGCTGGAGAAGAAAGCCCCTTTTGATGCTGTGATCATAACCGCGGCGGTAAACCATATACCTCCCCCCCTTATAGCCCAACTGAAAGACGGCGGAAAGCTGGTTTTGCCTCTGAATACCAATTGGCTGTTCCAAACGCTGGTACTAGTTACCAAAGAGGGTGACGATATAAGGATGAAAAATATCGCTTCCGTAAATTTCGTTCCGATGACCGGTAGGATGCTGGATTGA
- a CDS encoding class I SAM-dependent methyltransferase, protein MGNEKKFNPKCLERLRNPERETRENIEVIWNRLALVNPDCVIDIGAGIGYAAIPFAKKMSHGTVWACDISTEMLAELDKEIKKENVSNVKPLLMGEVDVPLPDVIADAVLMQNLHHEFDDPIKNLLEVKRLLKSGGKAVIIDWKKEETPAGPPLEIRVTGEEIMEQLSEAGFGKIESFSDLPYHSFVTGEKA, encoded by the coding sequence GTGGGCAATGAAAAGAAGTTTAATCCAAAATGCCTTGAGCGGCTCCGCAATCCGGAGAGGGAAACCAGGGAAAACATCGAAGTGATCTGGAACCGGCTCGCGCTTGTAAATCCCGACTGTGTAATCGATATCGGAGCCGGCATCGGGTACGCGGCGATACCGTTCGCGAAGAAAATGAGCCACGGCACCGTTTGGGCATGCGACATAAGCACGGAGATGCTTGCCGAGCTTGACAAGGAGATCAAGAAGGAAAATGTTTCAAACGTAAAGCCGCTTTTAATGGGAGAGGTGGACGTACCCCTTCCTGATGTGATAGCGGACGCGGTTCTTATGCAGAATCTGCATCATGAATTCGATGATCCGATAAAAAATCTCTTGGAAGTGAAACGGCTTTTGAAATCTGGAGGGAAAGCGGTGATCATCGACTGGAAAAAGGAAGAGACCCCCGCTGGTCCACCACTTGAGATACGAGTAACCGGAGAAGAGATAATGGAACAGCTCTCGGAAGCGGGATTCGGCAAAATTGAAAGTTTTTCCGACCTCCCCTACCACTCTTTTGTCACTGGAGAAAAAGCCTGA
- a CDS encoding inorganic diphosphatase — protein MTRFRDYPILHPWHSLDVGDDAPKIVNAIIEIPMGSKVKYELDKRSGLIKVDRILYGAVFYPANYGFIPQTYCEDKDPLDILVFCQEPLYPRSIVEAKVIGCMGMVDNGDADDKIIAVMNADPAFMDYNDISQLPEYQINELRKFFEDYKKLEKGKDVAVDEFSGRVDAQNVVRKAMDFYTVHADELQKKDST, from the coding sequence TTGACCAGGTTTAGGGACTACCCGATACTACACCCTTGGCATTCACTTGATGTAGGGGATGACGCTCCAAAAATCGTCAATGCCATTATCGAAATTCCGATGGGCTCAAAGGTAAAGTATGAGCTTGATAAAAGGAGCGGACTTATCAAGGTCGACCGCATCCTTTATGGAGCTGTATTTTATCCGGCAAATTACGGGTTCATTCCTCAGACATACTGTGAGGATAAGGATCCCCTTGATATTCTTGTTTTCTGCCAGGAACCTCTGTACCCAAGGTCCATCGTAGAAGCGAAAGTGATCGGATGTATGGGGATGGTGGATAACGGCGATGCCGATGACAAGATCATAGCGGTAATGAATGCCGACCCTGCCTTTATGGATTATAACGATATAAGCCAGCTTCCAGAGTATCAGATAAACGAATTGAGGAAGTTTTTCGAGGATTACAAGAAGCTCGAGAAGGGTAAAGATGTAGCGGTTGATGAATTTTCCGGCAGAGTGGACGCGCAAAATGTGGTAAGGAAGGCGATGGATTTCTATACTGTCCATGCGGATGAACTTCAGAAAAAGGATTCTACCTGA
- a CDS encoding DnaJ domain-containing protein — MAWVFGAGLGFLLGGPLGAIVGGSLQHFLSKDAQRNFEQGRPENDLAFFVTYLTTIMTKISMADGRVSKSEIEMIRSFFINGLGFSGMEIRYVEGLIAETQRLNPDIGVVARDFKKNAGHEDVLRLLDICYQVAAADGTISLQEQHELGFLAESLGISREEHERIKYKYSGYKGESHHSTGEKVHPEKNDYAVLGLTSDASNEEIKKAYKQMASQYHPDKVAHLGKELVEFATVKFGEINKAYTALRKARNF; from the coding sequence ATGGCGTGGGTTTTTGGAGCGGGGCTCGGCTTTCTCCTCGGCGGACCACTCGGAGCGATAGTGGGGGGCTCACTTCAACATTTCCTCTCAAAGGACGCACAGCGAAATTTCGAGCAGGGGAGGCCGGAAAACGACCTCGCGTTCTTCGTTACCTACCTGACGACTATAATGACGAAGATTTCGATGGCGGACGGCAGAGTTTCAAAAAGTGAAATAGAAATGATAAGGAGCTTTTTCATAAACGGGCTCGGTTTTTCCGGTATGGAAATAAGATATGTTGAAGGTTTAATAGCCGAAACCCAAAGATTGAATCCGGATATTGGAGTTGTTGCCCGTGATTTCAAAAAGAATGCTGGTCACGAGGATGTTCTGAGACTTCTTGATATCTGCTACCAGGTAGCAGCGGCTGATGGTACGATCAGCCTTCAGGAACAGCACGAACTTGGATTTCTTGCTGAAAGCCTCGGAATCAGCCGGGAAGAGCACGAAAGGATCAAATACAAATACAGTGGATATAAAGGGGAATCGCACCATTCAACAGGAGAAAAGGTACACCCGGAAAAAAACGATTACGCTGTTCTTGGTCTCACTTCGGATGCCTCAAATGAAGAGATAAAGAAAGCATACAAACAGATGGCATCTCAATATCACCCGGATAAGGTTGCGCACCTCGGAAAAGAGCTGGTGGAATTCGCAACAGTTAAATTCGGAGAGATCAACAAAGCTTACACCGCGTTGCGAAAAGCGAGAAATTTCTAA
- a CDS encoding isoprenylcysteine carboxylmethyltransferase family protein — protein MIRVSVFVLASAGIIVFSWPYLCNTRSHGFYRFFAFESILLLVLLNSEFWFIDPFGYGQIASWLILTLSLLFVIEGFRLLKVVGKPQNHIEDTTRLVTVGLYRYIRHPLYSSLLLLTIGAFLKDTSLVATPLFLIATISLIATARIEEIENLEKFGKEYEEYMKTTWMFFPFLKLWK, from the coding sequence ATGATTAGAGTATCTGTTTTTGTTCTGGCATCTGCCGGGATAATAGTCTTCTCCTGGCCCTACCTCTGCAATACCAGATCCCACGGCTTTTACAGATTTTTCGCCTTTGAGTCTATCCTCCTGCTGGTTCTCCTTAACTCCGAATTCTGGTTTATTGACCCTTTTGGTTATGGGCAAATAGCCTCTTGGCTGATACTGACCCTCTCTCTCCTCTTCGTCATTGAGGGATTCAGACTGCTAAAGGTGGTCGGGAAACCGCAAAACCATATCGAGGACACCACCAGACTTGTTACAGTCGGCCTATACAGGTATATCCGTCACCCCCTATACAGCTCCTTGCTCCTCCTCACAATTGGAGCATTTCTAAAAGATACCTCCCTTGTCGCTACCCCCCTTTTTCTCATCGCAACAATATCCCTTATTGCCACCGCCAGAATTGAGGAAATCGAAAATTTGGAGAAATTTGGAAAGGAATATGAAGAGTATATGAAAACTACATGGATGTTTTTTCCATTTCTGAAACTTTGGAAATAA
- the mltG gene encoding endolytic transglycosylase MltG: MKFDLREFYGNLSPAIKWQLGFLLLFLLLSPLAIIRVMVAPAQDVSSSVSIEIKPGTGTNNIAYILKKAGVIRSENGFILWSMISGKSRDLQAGEYELDPSNNIFEIVSMLSSGRVKLWPVTVPEGLTITETAKVIASAGFSDEKSIIEAAKNREILSRFMIKGKSAEGYLFPESYRFRKGVTAERIIEKMITTFFEKIGPIKEKYQPYSDLSFEEIITLASIIEKETASDDEYNLVSAVYNNRLKKNMKLQADPTVIYGLPDFDGNIRKKDLQYDSPYNTYLYTGLPPGPIANPGIKAITSAYTPSKVSYIYFVATKAEGKHVFSNTLREHVNAVNKYQKKRRKQ, from the coding sequence ATGAAGTTTGACCTCCGTGAATTTTATGGAAACCTGTCACCCGCCATCAAGTGGCAACTCGGTTTCCTTCTATTATTCTTGCTGCTCTCACCCCTGGCGATCATAAGGGTGATGGTTGCTCCTGCGCAAGACGTCTCTTCATCCGTAAGCATTGAGATAAAACCCGGCACCGGAACCAACAACATCGCCTATATTCTGAAAAAAGCGGGGGTAATACGTTCTGAAAACGGATTTATTCTTTGGTCGATGATCTCCGGTAAATCGAGAGACCTTCAGGCTGGGGAGTATGAGCTCGATCCATCCAATAATATCTTTGAGATTGTGAGCATGCTTTCATCCGGCAGGGTAAAACTTTGGCCTGTCACGGTTCCTGAAGGGCTGACCATCACGGAAACAGCGAAAGTAATCGCGTCGGCAGGTTTCAGTGACGAAAAATCGATCATTGAAGCGGCGAAGAACAGGGAAATACTATCAAGGTTCATGATAAAGGGGAAAAGTGCAGAAGGGTATCTCTTTCCTGAATCCTATCGGTTCAGGAAAGGGGTGACTGCCGAGAGAATTATTGAAAAGATGATCACTACTTTCTTTGAAAAGATCGGACCTATAAAGGAAAAATACCAGCCCTACTCCGACCTATCTTTCGAGGAGATAATAACCCTCGCATCCATCATAGAAAAGGAGACCGCCTCCGATGACGAATACAACCTCGTATCCGCAGTTTACAACAACCGCTTAAAAAAGAATATGAAGCTCCAGGCGGATCCAACCGTCATATACGGTCTGCCGGATTTTGACGGAAATATACGAAAGAAGGATCTGCAGTATGATTCCCCGTACAACACCTATCTCTATACCGGCCTCCCACCAGGCCCGATCGCGAATCCCGGCATAAAGGCGATAACCAGCGCCTATACTCCCTCAAAGGTAAGCTACATCTATTTCGTGGCGACAAAAGCTGAAGGGAAGCATGTATTCTCCAATACATTAAGGGAACATGTGAATGCGGTAAACAAATACCAAAAGAAAAGGAGGAAACAATAG